The following are encoded in a window of Bdellovibrionales bacterium genomic DNA:
- a CDS encoding DUF3465 domain-containing protein, which translates to MNKQFLIAITIALIFNTSLSFAQSGDHPGKISDDSALVAAEESHQNVYYVEAGNLTVSNILPDDTTGLPHQKWQAKLSDGQTITVIYNSDMGARVPVKIGDKFGVGGQYIQTPNGGLIHWLHDDPKHNRPDGYVYLNGVVYGDTDHEDRGN; encoded by the coding sequence ATGAACAAGCAGTTTCTCATTGCTATCACGATAGCTTTGATCTTTAACACTTCTTTGAGCTTCGCCCAAAGCGGCGATCATCCAGGAAAAATCTCGGACGATTCAGCTCTCGTAGCAGCCGAAGAAAGTCATCAGAATGTGTATTATGTCGAGGCCGGGAATCTCACGGTTTCAAACATTTTGCCTGATGATACGACGGGTTTGCCACATCAGAAATGGCAAGCCAAGCTTTCGGATGGTCAGACGATCACGGTGATTTACAATTCAGATATGGGAGCTCGTGTTCCAGTTAAGATTGGCGATAAGTTCGGCGTGGGTGGTCAGTATATTCAAACTCCCAACGGCGGCTTAATCCACTGGTTGCATGATGACCCAAAACACAATCGCCCTGACGGCTACGTGTATTTGAACGGTGTCGTTTATGGCGACACCGATCACGAAGACAGAGGTAACTAA
- a CDS encoding chemotaxis protein, producing MVKMSEHLRGYLLNPQNKKNYELKKQADDAYAKLSEDLTALVTDSAEITEINKKMADYDATTLDKKETEVAQLVEKGDAGALAYYMNEYVPARKIQEDNFATLKESADKFSHELIEKIEKRKAQSSYTALGVLIASFLIGFAIIFLVLNSAVTAFLRSMTTLTKTTQNMDSTIVNLNTQGVNLSGNSNTVAASLEETVASLEEMTSMIKMNSENAKQAASLSTQAQEVAVRGEQGVQNLVSFMNEIAKSSKQIADIINVIDDIAFQTNLLALNAAVEAARAGEQGKGFAVVADAVRTLAQKSAESAKGISTLIKDSVEKMDKGVLVASESGTVLAEIVQSIKKVSALNEEISTASQEQSQGVGQLTQAMNQIDQSVQSNASATGEISNIAKEVNGQSESLKTVVQQLTHLITAA from the coding sequence ATGGTGAAGATGTCAGAGCATCTCCGCGGTTATCTTTTAAATCCGCAAAACAAAAAAAACTATGAGCTCAAAAAACAGGCCGATGATGCCTATGCAAAGTTGTCCGAGGATCTCACAGCTTTAGTTACAGACAGTGCTGAAATTACCGAGATCAATAAAAAGATGGCCGACTATGACGCCACAACTTTAGATAAAAAAGAAACAGAAGTGGCTCAGCTTGTGGAAAAAGGCGATGCCGGAGCGCTCGCCTATTATATGAACGAGTACGTCCCTGCGAGAAAAATCCAAGAGGACAACTTCGCCACGTTAAAAGAGAGCGCCGATAAGTTTTCACATGAGTTGATTGAAAAGATTGAAAAGCGCAAAGCCCAGTCCTCATACACGGCTTTGGGTGTTTTGATTGCGAGCTTCCTAATTGGTTTTGCGATTATCTTCCTCGTTCTGAATTCCGCGGTGACTGCGTTCTTAAGATCTATGACGACGCTAACCAAGACGACTCAAAACATGGACTCTACAATTGTGAACTTGAACACCCAAGGAGTGAACCTGTCCGGCAACTCAAATACGGTGGCGGCTTCTCTTGAAGAGACCGTGGCTTCCTTGGAAGAGATGACGTCGATGATTAAGATGAATTCCGAAAACGCAAAACAAGCGGCTTCTTTATCGACTCAAGCGCAGGAAGTTGCGGTTCGCGGCGAACAAGGAGTTCAAAATCTTGTGTCTTTCATGAATGAGATCGCCAAGTCTTCAAAGCAAATTGCGGATATCATCAATGTGATCGATGATATCGCCTTTCAGACCAACCTCTTGGCGCTCAATGCGGCAGTTGAGGCCGCTCGCGCCGGTGAGCAAGGCAAGGGCTTTGCGGTCGTTGCAGATGCAGTCCGGACGCTGGCACAAAAGAGTGCCGAATCGGCAAAAGGCATTTCAACTTTGATTAAAGACTCGGTTGAGAAAATGGATAAAGGTGTTCTCGTTGCCTCTGAAAGCGGCACGGTCCTTGCCGAAATTGTTCAATCGATTAAGAAAGTCAGTGCTTTGAATGAGGAAATCTCGACCGCGAGCCAAGAGCAATCACAAGGCGTTGGTCAACTGACTCAAGCGATGAATCAAATTGACCAGTCTGTGCAGTCTAATGCCTCTGCCACGGGCGAGATCAGCAATATTGCAAAAGAAGTGAATGGCCAAAGCGAAAGCCTCAAGACCGTCGTTCAACAGCTCACTCACCTGATCACAGCGGCTTAA